Below is a window of Impatiens glandulifera chromosome 2, dImpGla2.1, whole genome shotgun sequence DNA.
GGACATTCATTACCAGAGTTGGGAGCACCATTCTTCTCCCTTCCCAAACAACAGCAACACCAGCCACATAGCTGTCCCAGATCAATCATCCATTGCTTCTTTGAATCAGAGGGCAGTTTGGACAAATCAAGATTTACAAAGACCAACATCCTTTATGAATCCTCTCCTTGTGGGTCACAAGTAAGCatttttatatctatttttGTTGCTTTCCTAATCCACAATGTAAAAGTAATGGCATTTATGGTAAGACAGATTTGTTTAACTTTGCGCTGAACTTTACAACATGGAAACTTGCAGTACTGCTACAGGTGGGACCAGCACCATCACTCCTTCACCTATTCCTCCTTATCGAGGCAGTTTTGCTCGGACCCAAGACCGAGTCCAAGCACTGGAGACTTACTTTCAGCAGGGTATCAGTACACAAACCATTCATCCAGCTTCTGTCATCCCCGGCATACCGAGGTCAAGTAGTAATCAAATAGAGACTTACTTTCAGCAGGGTATCAGTACAACCATTCATCCTTCTGTCATCCCCAGCATACTGAGGCCGAGTAGTAATCAAATGGGCTCGTCTTCTTCATCTCTAGTCCCTCCAATGGCTGCAGCATCAGCAGCATCATCTTCTTCTGATCAGGCAGCTGGATTCTACTACTTTCCCTCTGGCGGAAACTTCCAAGCTACGGCCGATAATCACCACCTGTCTGCAGCTCGTTTTGGAGGAGAATGGGAGAGAGAGCAGGTGGTACCTCCTCCCACGTTGGGAGGAGGAGACTTTGTACTCGAAAGAGAACCGAGCAGGGTGCCAATTAACTACTGGTCAGCTACTACTGGTGGTGGAACATCCAATGGCTTCTTCCATCAGAGACATGCAGGTTCTTAATCTTTTCTTTatcagaagaagaagagaatatatTTTGCATTGCCCCCAACTTTATATTTGTCGCGCCAATGGTTTGTGGCCCAACATACTTGGcagtcattaaaaaaaactgtGGCAATCAATTATAATGGCCTGTTTCTGTTAGCTGAAACAGTTGTGCCTAAGCTCTCAGTACTTTTAAgctaaacttaaaaaaaatgctGATTGTTGACtgtaaatacattatttttcttttgtttatttcatCCTCCTCTCTTGGCATGAATCTGTTCTTAGTTCTTTAGTTCTCTAGTGCTTAGGTTTGGTTAGTCATGTTCATAACCTGACGTTGCTTagattttaacttctttttttacCGGGTTTATTTCTCGGGGTGGCTAGCACGACCCCTACAGTTATGATCCCTTTAGATCAAAGCTTTCAAAGTTTTCCCCTTTAGATCAAAGCTTTATTAGTACATTTCTTACTAATTGAACCTGAAACTTGTAAATTTTTACGTAATACTTCTGGATTTGAGTGTTTCTTACTAATTGAACCtgaaacttttaattttttaagtaataCTTTTGTATTTGAGTTAAACTGTGGTTAAGGAACTTAGGATTAGGGGtgaaaattacaaatatttttgatatattgaaaCCATCGAACCGCAAATTAccaaaaatatcgattttttcACTATACTGAAAAATTTAATAGAGTGCTACTGAAATTAACGGttttgagtttttcaaaattttaatattttggtaaatactaaaataatacttatatttattcatgtcaattttcaattaattgtatGTAGAAGAAGAAATGACATGATAATGTCCCatttactttattaaattattaaagaagAATTTTTACCTGGAAAGGGGCAGTCGGCTATTAGGGTTGATGATGATGCATCATCTCCTTCTTCACCTGATCACCGATTTACCTTGAAAGGGTTTGATAATGAAGGTTTCTGGATATGGCGAGAGATTGCTTATTATTCGTTTTCACTATAAACTCAAAAAGAATGGAATCTGAATAAGAAGTGGAAGAAATGATTCTGATATTCTTAGTCGAATGAATGAGAATGCATAGATAACCGAAGAATTTGAGAATAGATATAGAGAGTTTTCAAGTAAAGCCCGCCGAAAATGCGAATCCGTTGACTGAATTTTCGGAGAAGAATGCCTGATTGGCCTACCACGTGTCATTGCTGGTTCtgattatgtaatttattttaaaattttaaaatattatttttattacagaATTTTTTAAGTGTTATTTCTATTGCTTTTTTTATActcaatcaaattatttaaaataaatcatttttattatatactttacacatttatatttgaaataactaatttttttatgtagtacaaaatgaaaatatgtttcttgaataatgaataaattttatgCAATGGCCTTAATTCTTAAATACTcttaataactaatttaaagaataaattatttatcgttttaattaagttatctttctcataatatatttttgactaataaactaattttgaattcaaattatatttattttcattcacTTATTTATTCACATTAAGAGGAGTTTGTTTCAcgttatcatatttatattttgtaatttctattctataatttatattttatattcttagtCGAATGAATGAGAATGCACAGATAACCGAAAAATTTGAGAATAGATGGTAGAGAGTTTTCAAGTAAAACTTGCCGGAAAATGCGAATCCGGTGACTGAATTTTTGGAGAAAAATGTCTGATGGCCTACCACGTGTCATTGCTGGTTctgtttatgtaatttattttaaaatattgtttttattacaGAATTTTTTAAGTGTTATTTCTATTGCTTTTTTTATACTCagtcaaattatttaaaataaattatttttattatatattttacacatttatatttgaaataactaATCTTTTTtagataatacaaaataaaaatatgtttcatgaatgaataaattttatGCAATGGTCTTAATTCTAAAATactcttaataattaatttaaagaataaattatttatcgttttaattaagttatctttatgataatatatttttgactaataaactaattttgaattcaaattatatttattttcattcacTTATTTATTCACATTAGGAGGGGGTTTATTTCAcgttatcatatttatattttgtaatttctattttataatttattttttatattcttagtCGAATGAATGAGAATGCACGGATAACCGAAGAATTTGAGAATAGATGGTAGAGAGTTTTCAAGTAAAACTTGCCAGAAAATGCGAATCCGGTGACTGAATTTTTGGAGAAGAAGGCTTGATGGCCTTACCACTTGTCATTGCTGATtatgtttatgtaatttattttaaaattttaaaatattgtttttattatacttttattgcTTTTTTTTATACagtcaaattatttaaaataaatcatttttattatatactttacacatttatatttgaaataactaATCATTTTTAGGtagtaaaaatgaaaatatgtttcatgaatgaataaattttatGCAATGGCCTTAATTCTTAAATACTcttaataactaatttaaagaATAGATTGTCTATCGTTTTAATTAAGTTATCTTTCTCATAAtatattttgactaataaattaattttgaattcaaattatatttattttcattcccTTATTTATTCACATTAGGAGGGGTTTGTTTCacattatcatatttatattttgtaatttctattctataatttctattttatattcttaGTCGAATGAATGAGAATGCACGGATAACCGAAGAATTTGAGAATAGATGATAGAGAGTTTTCAAGTAAAACTTGCCGGAAAATGCAAATCCAGTGACTGAATTTTTGAAGAAGAAGGCTTGATGGCCTACCACGTGTCATTAAAGGTTCtgtttatgtaatttttttaaaattttaaaatattatttttattacagaATTTTTTAAGTGTTATTTCTATTGCTTTTTTTATACTCagtcaaattatttaaaataaatcatttttattatatattttacacatttatatttaaaataactaatctTTTTTAGGtagtacaaaatgaaaaatgtttcatgaatgaaataattttatgcaatggtcttaattcttaaatactattaataactaatttaaagaATAGATTATCTAtcgttttaattaaattatctttctcataatatatttttgactaataaactaattttgaattcaaattatatttattttcattcccTTATTTATTCACGTTAGGAGGGGGTTTGTTTCacgttattatatttatattttgtaatttctattctataatttataatttatatttttagttgaatgaatgaatgagaaTGCACGGATAACCAAAGAATTTGAGAATAGATGGTAGAGAGTTTTCAAGTAAAAATTGTCGGAAAATGCGAATCCGGTGACTGAATTTTTTAAGAAGAAAGTCTGATGGCCTACCACGTATTATTTACCACGTTTTATTGCTGGTTCTGTTTatgcaatttattttaaaattttaaaatattgtttttattacaGAATTTTTTAAGTGATATTTCTATTGCTTTTTTTATACTcggtcaaattatttaaaataaatcatttttattatatactttacacatttatatttgaaataactaatattttttatgtagtacaaaatgaaaatatgtttcatgaatgaatattttttatgcAATGGTCTTAATTCTTAAATACTcttaataactaatttaaagaataaattatctatcgttttaattaagttatctttctcataatatattttgactaataaactaattttgaattcaaattatatttattttcattcccTTATTTATTCACATTAGGAGGGAGTTTGTTTCacgttattatatttatattttgtaatttctattatataatttctattttatattcttaGTCGAATGAATGAAGGAGAATGCACGGATAACCAAAGAATTTGAGAATAAATGGTAGAGAGTTTTCAAGTAAAACTCGCCGGAAAATGCGAATTCGGTGACTGAATTTTTGGAGAAGAAGGCCTGATGGCTTACCACGTGTCATTGCTGGTTctgtttatgtaatttattttaaaattttaaaatattatttttattacagaATTTTTTAAGTGTTATTTCTATTGCTTTTTTATACTCagtcaaattatttaaaataaattatttttattatatattttacacatttatatttgaaataactaATCTTTTTTAGGTagtacaaaatgaaaatatgtttcatgaataaataaattttatgtaatggTCTTAATTCTTAAATACTCTTAATAAGTAATTTAAAGAATAGATTATCTATcgttttaaataagttatctttctcataatatattttgactaataaactaattttaaattcaaattatatttattttaatttccttATTTATTCACATTAGAGGGGGTTTGTTTCAcgttatcatatttatattttgtaatttctattctataatttatattttaactatacaACTAATTTCTTTCCTTtaacatcaatattttattgtgtttatagATGATTTTGAAGCATAATGAGGGACGAACCCATTATTTATAGTTGGGTGAGCTTAAAATTTTTTAaggtaaatttttttaaaaaataacgataaaattttagataaaaaaagtaaaaaaaaaaaaaagtaagttttaccatttttttaataattaaataaataaattagtgaattatattttaagagATTAAGAGATGATTTTACATTTttacacaaataaaaaataaaagtatatatatataatttttaaaatatttgtctatacttaaaaaaaaatagatatattacatattagaaatttttttgtatatttttaacacaattaaacaattttatagtattttaaatgcgtttatatatttatagtataaattcaaataaaaataaatatatatattttaagaggcGTGATACGGGAAACGAAACTGGGGGAACGAATCCCTCAGCGAATCCCAGTGGCAGGACATgtaggttaaaaaataattttttttttgtttttttttcacgtAGGATAATTCTCCCTCATTTTAAACCCTCTCATTTCCTCTTaaactttatctctcttcaATCTATCTCCTCTCAAAGTTGAAACGGCAACGACCTCTCATCTCCGCTCAAAGCTCAAACTGTCTTTCATCTCCGCTAAAACCCTCCCTCTCTTCAATCTATCTCCGCTCAAACCCTAACTCTAAGTATCTACTGctattcaaacaaaatccacTCAAACCCTAATCCTAAGTATCTGATGATCTTCAAACGAAATCTACTCAAACACTAATCCTAAATATCTGCTGCTCTTCAAACGGTATCCGCTTATCTGCTTCTTTTATTCAACTTCTTTTTCAAACGTtaatcaacttcttcttctcctatctataaaatgttttgttactaattagcatttgGTTATTGTTACAGTAAGTATGTCAACAATGACAAAGAAGAACAGTAAGACTTTAGGTAAAAGGAAATCTTCAGATAGAGATGAAAGGTAATATGAACTTATCGTTGTTGTACTGTTTTCATATACTATGTTGTCCATTGTTGATAAATATTAAGCttaaactgttaatattttgttgtattgtgtgttagactatgttgtcatgtgtttttagttatgttgtcctgtgtttttagttatgttgtcctgtcgattacaataatagtgtcttcttttttattttgcagaAAATTTAGTGGGGTGGTATATAACAGGAAGATTATCAAGAAGAATGTTGCTCCCTCTGACCCCCTACTAGTGTTTGCGAAGGCTGCTTCTAAATCCAAGACCACAACTCCATCAAAAACAATACAACCTGAGCCTAAGAATTATCGGATGAACTTAACATACAAGACCATAAAGTTGTATGAAACCAAATTATCCGAAACATTAATGTAATGGTTTCATGTTAGTAGAATTAAAACATTTACTTGTTGTGAAGCAACAATTTGTACTTAACGCTTTAATGTGAAACAACAAATCGTACTTAACAATTACTTGTTGtagaaatacaatatttatgtACTCAGgacaacataataataaacacatgacaacatattacaaaataaagtaCAACATGGTATAAGACACGGGACAGCATAGTATTGGACAAATGACGACATAATTTTCGACACTAACGACATCCCAACCTTTGGAATTTTGTCTTCGGTACATTGTGATGGTGCTTCATCCATAGGGCTACACAAGAAtacaaaaaagagaaatcaaCACAAAGAATACATGACAACACATTAACAACTTATTATAGTAATACCGGACAACATATTGGATAAAACACatgaaaatatagtttaaaacacggaacaacatattacaataatacaactgacaatagaatattaacatttcgagtaacttaaatatttacaacACATGACACCAGTGTATAAAAATACAGGACAACTTAGTTTAGGACACGAGAcatcatagtttaagacacgggacaacataaaacaaaacagaggacaacacaaaacaacaaaaatattaaaaattttacacaagtttttaaaagatgtcgGGACCACATCCGAATCATAGATGTTGGTGAATATTTGGTAACCGCTCTTCAAGTCTTTACGCCAACGGTCCAATATATAATATGCTGGCACCTGGTTCACTTTCATTCTATTCAAAACAGTCAATATATGCCTACATGGTGATGATGGTTCATCCATAGGGCTACATAagacaaaaaagagaaatcagCACAAATAATACATGACAACacatgaacaacatattacagtaatacatgacaacatatttaataaaatgcagGAAGACATATTGGATAAAACGCattaaaacgaaaaaaaatagtttaaaacacggaacaacatattacaataacacaaatgacatcggaatattaacatttagaGCAACTTCAATATTTACAcgggacaacatagtttaagacacgggacatcatagtttaagacacgggacaacatagaacaaaacagaggacaacacaaaccaacaaaaatattaacagttttatacaggttcttgaaaataacaaaaatattaacagttttatacAGGTTCTAGCTACATATTGGTTCCTACACATAACAATCacataacaacaaaaaaaatgtgaatccaagaaacaaacagaagaacaataaaacaaagaaaatagtAAGCTATGATGGCAGAGAAGATATaccattagaagaagaagctaatCGGACAGTCGGACAGTGACGAAGACGAATATAAATAAAACGCAAGGAGAAgacgacgaggatgaagacgaaaCTAAAGAACGGAAGgacgacgaggatgaagacgcAATAACAGTAAGAAGTTAAacgacgaggatgaagacgaatctaaagaaTGTAAGGAGAAGAAACTAGACGGCGCGaatgaagacgaatctaaagaaTGGAATGAGAAGATGATAAACAGCGTGCCGATGgtgaagaaaatggaagaagaagaataagaagggTTTTGTTTGATGAGCGGGAAATGATCTGAGGGTCTGCTAGAGAGGagatgtaatttttttctctttcctccatGGCATGCCAGGTGGCTTCGCTCCCCATTTCGTTCCCCCAATTCGTTCTCTATATCatttatagta
It encodes the following:
- the LOC124928148 gene encoding E3 ubiquitin-protein ligase IPI1; protein product: MIMNLVDADMLDDGHGLHNSSLQCSICLDSVLDDGKRSWAKLRCGHQFHLDCIGSAFNVKNAMQCPNCREIETGQWLYANQAFPDHGIEDWHNDDDLFDHAISDMSFGLHWCPVGGLARLQESLNERIQLSPTTYPNLVGPGLMYTDHGAVSSATHPYVTYVGPLHPSSSNPGRSTVPDNVGLFGNWSVPPVHSEMPTSYTFPTMDIHYQSWEHHSSPFPNNSNTSHIAVPDQSSIASLNQRAVWTNQDLQRPTSFMNPLLVGHNTATGGTSTITPSPIPPYRGSFARTQDRVQALETYFQQGISTQTIHPASVIPGIPRSSSNQIETYFQQGISTTIHPSVIPSILRPSSNQMGSSSSSLVPPMAAASAASSSSDQAAGFYYFPSGGNFQATADNHHLSAARFGGEWEREQVVPPPTLGGGDFVLEREPSRVPINYWSATTGGGTSNGFFHQRHAGS